The sequence below is a genomic window from Saccopteryx leptura isolate mSacLep1 chromosome 3, mSacLep1_pri_phased_curated, whole genome shotgun sequence.
CCATGATACCAAGTTCCTGTGGCTGCAGGGCCTGGACCCACGTCCTGCGGCGTCCAGACACAGGACAGTGTTGTCAGGGGCTGACCCAGCCCTGAGCCAGGCTCACAGGCCACCCTGCAGAGCTGGGGTATGGAGGCCAATGAGTCAGACCAGGGCAGAGCAGCACAGGTGGACAGGACTCCCTAAGCGAATCGCAGTGACTTCCCGTCCCCGGTCCCTGAAGTCCAGGAGGGAAACTGTCCAATTGTTTGAGGCTggagctggggaggaggcagggcccaGGGGCTTCCAGGAAGTACCCAGCCATGCTCTTTGTCACACTTCCCACAGATCCAGGGACCCAGCAGGACAGAGCGCAGACCCACGGCCCCTGCAGGATGAAGACGCTCATGGCTCTCCTGCTCGCCCTGCTGTTGTGCAGGCAGCCAGGTACCCAGGGCAAGGGGCAACCCTGCAGCAATGGGGCGACCACATAGTCGGGCCCCAGGCACCCCCAGTCTGAGGACAAAACATGGCTTGGGAAGAGAGGGGGTTAAGCTGGACTCTGAGGCCAGAGGGAGATGGACAGGGGCTGTCCTGGGCTCCCACAGGTCTCCAAGTCTCCACGGCCTCAGCCCCAGCTAGTCCTTGAGGGGCGTGGGTTCCCCTCCTCTCAGGCCGACTGTCTTTCTGAAACGCAAGCTTCGgggttccctcttctctcccagcctcagtttccttttctgtacaATGGGCAGGCCACTctgtgggtggggggcagggcagcTGCCGTAAAGGGCCAGCCACAGCAACGGACGCTGTGAGGACAGTGCCCGGCCACACTCGGGTGAGAAGGCCGGGGCAGATGGACACCCAGGGACCTCACCAGCTTCCAcggcgggtggggggaggggggagggctggggaaagGGTAGATCTAGGGGTGGGGGGCTTGGCACCGGGCTCCGAGCGTGTGTCCTCTGTACCCGAGGAGTGGAGGTTTACAGGCGTCCCTGCGTGGCCAGGGAGAGGGCAGGTGCAGGACAACCAGGACAATGACAATGACTTggggctggaggaggaagaggaggacgacGACGAGTACGACAAGgaagacgaggaggaggaggaggacgaggacgaGGAGGCCGGCATGACGGCGGGCAGCAGGGACAGAGGTACCCGTCCACCTGACCCCGGCTGCAGGCGCCCACTTTGCTCTTCCAGCATTTGTTGTGGGTGCTCCTGAGTGCCAGGCTGGGTGGGGCTGCTGGCGGGACGCGGATGGACAGACAGGTGCAGGCCACCCGTGAGCCTGCCTTCtagcaggctgggggagggggcaggagggggccTGGCACTCAGCATGCCCCTCACCCCTCCTGTCACCCTCAACTGCCACCCAGAGTAGGGAGGCTAGAGGAGCCCAAGTGAGGAGGGCGGTGGTGCTGGAGCAGAGAGGTTGAGCCCGAGTTCACCAAGCAGAGATGGGAGCAACGGAGCCCCAGGATGGAGAGGCCAGTGGATGCACAGGCCCTGGGTGTTGATTCTGACCAGAAAGACATGAGCAGTCTGGCCCCAGGAGGGCAGGACAGGGAGGGGAAGGTGGGACGACCCTGAGGCGAGGGCTTGGACAGGCTCCTGCAGGAGGCAGGGAGCCAGACCAAGGCTTAGAACAGAGCACACAGTCAGCAATACCCCCACACACCCTTCATCCTGACACACAACCCCAGATGGCTGGGGTCCACTGCTCCCATGTGCAGTGTGAAAGCCGAGGACATCTCTAGCACCCAGCCCACCCCTGCCCCTACAGCCCTGTGTGCCCCGTCCCTCCACATCCCCCCCAGCATGTCCATCCCTACACCCAGCACCACCCTCTTTGCTTCCCGGTGGGCTCTTCCAGCCCAGGCCTTGGCCAGTGTGGGCGCTGCTGGTCAGTCATCAGGAGGGCGGCAGGGAGGCTCCCAGGGCTCGCTCTGCGGGGGACCAGCTGGGGACGGGAAGGGGATGGGAACTGGGAGGAGGcctggaggggaagaggctgGACTGGCGAGCTGTGGGCTTGGGGACCCTTCCCAGGGCTGCAGTGCTATTCCTGCCAGAGCCTGCACAAGGGGGAGCGCTGCAACAGGACGCAGAGATGCCCCCTCGGCCACTCATTCTGCAAGACCATCATCTCTCAAGGGGAGACTGGTGAGTGGCCACACTGGCGCCTGTCAGGCACACGGCCCTCGAGGGGCCTCGTCCTGTCCCTGACGTCCAGCGTGATTCACCCTTTCTCCACCACCTCCCCCCAGAGTCGGGTCCTCTGACCACCTTCGCGGTGTGGTGTGCGGATACATGTGAACCTGTCACCAGGAATGTAGGAGGGACCCAGGTGACCATGACCTGCTGCCAGACCAGCCTCTGCAACATCCCACCCTGGCAAGGCCAGCTGGGTGGTGGAGCAAGAGGCCCCCAGGGCAGCAGGGCAGGAGGCCCCCAGGGTGGCCCTGAGACTGTGCTCACCACCCTCCTGctcagcctcctccccagcctcgGGGCAATAGGGTGCTGAGGGGGGCTGGCCCCTCTTCACTCCAGCCCTGCTCTTCCCTGGCACCCCGTCCAGGGCCGGCACCTTGTGCCCTGCCATCCTTTCCTGccgcccccacccaccccgccaGCTTTGGAGAATAAATGTGAGGCACCAGCCCCGGCTCCTCCCAGCCTGTCTGCActtcctcagtttccctgcctggtatccttccctcctctcccactgTCTGTGCCCGATGGGTGATCAGCACATGGGCCTCAGCCACTCACTACACGCCTGGGACCCCACCCCGCTCTCTCCCCAGCTTCCTGCCGCCATACCCGTGTCTGCTTCCCAACCCACCTCAGGGGAGGCTTTgagagggaggctgcaggggctggggtggggttggggtgcAGAGAATAAAGGAGggctgggagaggagaagaaatggGGAGACAGGAGGGGGGGCTGAGGTGGGACTTTCCAGACAGCAGCTCATGCTTGGTGGGCGTACATTGAGGACAGCGGGGGCAAGGAGGGGGGTAGCATGCCAAGAGGGGCTGGGAACAGGCCTGTGGGTCCCTGAGAAGAGGTGCAGGGCAGGAGAGCCCAGCCCCGCCTGGGCCAGGGGGTGGCGTGGTCCCTGTGTTACCAGTATCTGCCCTGGCTGAGCTGTGCTGTCTGCTGCACACTTAGCCTTCTTGACTGCACCaagctgctttctttctttctttttttttttttttgtatttttccaaagctggaaatgggagagacagtcagacagactcccgcatgcgcccgaccgggatccacccggcacgcccaccagggggcgatgctctgcccctccggggcgtcgctctgtcgcgaccagagccactctagcgcctggggcagaggccaaggagccatccccagcgcctgggccatctttgctccaatggagcctcgctgcgggaggggaagagagagacagagaggaaggacagggggaggggtggagaagcagataggtgcttctcctgtgtgccctggctgggaatcgaacccgggacccctgtatgccaggccgacgctctaccactgagccaaccggccagggccccaagctgCTTTCAACAGTAGCTGGTGGAGGTGGGAAGCACCTTCGGTGAAGGTGGCTTGCCTTCTTCCTGTTGGCTGGAGCTCAGCATCCACTTGTACCATGAGGCAGCACACTGAGAATAGCAGGGCAGCATGGAGGAAGGGGCCCGAGTCCCTGATGACCCGGAACCATTGTGCCAGCCTGCACTACCTGCCTGACCCAAGACCCTGTTACCTGGGAGAGAAATGAACTTTTGCCATGCTGAACCTAGTTGTTTTAGGTTTCTCTGTCACTTGCATTTTTATACGCTCACACACAcccatgcacgtgcacacactcatggacacacacacacacacagcttctgttaaggcacagtagataagagcaCAGCTCAGGGATCACACTGCCTGGGTTCAAGTGTTAGGCCCACGCCCTCCAAATCACACTCCAGGCGAACCTCTTCACTTTCCCAGTTGGCTTCTGCATCTGCCAGCTGGGAGGGTAGGGAAGCCCCCAGTAGGGCCACAGTGAGAAGAGTAAGAACTTAGCAAACACAGGCTATTGTTGTCAATATGAATCCAGAAGCACCGGGTGCCACCTGCACGCACATTCATGGGGAGTCCCTTATGATTCAAAGCCTCATTAGTCAAAGTCTGACCTGCCTGCCTTTATCAGGTACTGGGCGCTGTCACCTGCATTCACAGAATTCTTCTGTCACCCCTGCAGAGGCCTGAGTGCACAGATCCCACCCACCACACCCCCAGAGCTGACCCCCTTAAGGCCCTTGTGCGAGAGGGGCTGAAGATTCAGTCTAAAGCCACAGGGGCTGCCCTGGCCTGGGGCTCCTGCTTTGGGACAGCCTCTTCTGCAGGGTGCTGGGGTCCTGCCAGCAGGTAGGGCTCCCAGTGCTTACTGGACTCAAACCAACCCCTGCCCAAGGGTACAGAGGAGGCAGGTGGCCTTCCCAAACACATCCCCTCACCTGGGCACATGCAGGTGCTTGGCCCTCAAGAGCCTGATTCTGGAAAATTCCAGAGCCTGGTGGCCTTGAGTAAGGGCTCAGCCCTGCCACTCAGATGCTGTTGAGGCTTCTCATTCTTCCTCAGTGTGATTGGGGGACCCCAAGACAATAAAGGGGCCCACAAGGATCCAGGGTGGACAGGCTGGCCAGGCCCCAAGTTTGAATTGTCTTCTTCCGGGCTGTGTATCCTGGCAAGCTGTTTAGCCTCCTTGTGTCCAGGCCCCTGCTCCAGCCCTgggtgggtatgtgtgtgtgtgtgtggcgggcgGGGGGTTGCTCAGGCTCTTGTGCTCTCACCTGTGGAGGTGTCCTTTGTCCTTCCTGTTCCTTTTCCCGGCATCGGGTCGGCCCTCTGGGCTGAAGGATCACTTCCCAAGCTGCCTCACCACCCACACCCTGAAACCAGCCCCTGGGGTCACATCAAGGCCCTGTGTCCCCCACCCAGCCCTGACACTGGGAGTAAACTCAGCAAGGACACTGTGTTCTCTTCTTCTCCGGGCCCTCACGACCTGCCAGCTGGAGCCAGTGGCCTCCTGGGTCCGGGGTCACAGGAGGAACAGACCCTCTTTACGCACCCCTCCCATGCAGCCTCTACTCTCCCCCAAAACCCTGGGTCCCCTTCCGTCCTCCCACCCTCACCCAGATCCATTTTGTTCTGTGTGCCGCGTGCACCCCTTGGGTCACCTGCCATTCTTtgctccccccccacctcctcccacccagTCTTGGCTCCTCAAGAGTTCCCTCTGCCAGCACAGGAAGCAGGTGGCCATGGCTGCATTTCCCGCCCTTGTTATCGACCTTGAGAATGGGGTGAGGATGAGGCGGTGACCCAAAGCAGGACATTCCTGAGGACAGATCTTCCAAGCAGTGCCCCCTACTCCCCGTGACGACCGGGGTCTGCAGGGGCCGACGGACCGGGACAGGTCAGCGCACCGGTTCTACCAGGAACTTTCCGGAGCAGAGGGGGCCCGGACACTGCCGGCCTGTGCGCATCACAGGCTCCTGACTGCCGAGGGGGTCCCGCTGGGGGAGCCCGCGCTCCACGCGGCAGGCGCTGTCCAGCACGCAGGCCCTCAGTGCCAGGGGAGGCGCCCCAGGGAGACGCGGGAAGCGCCGGGTCGTGTTCAGGGGCAGCGAGCGGGCTTGCCTGGGACCAGGGCTGGGTCTCCCGCCTCGAACAAGGGAGTGGGTGGGCTATGGATGGAGTAACGTGGGGAAAGCCTCCACTCGTGGTTCCTCCTCACTCACCGTCATCACTCCTGCCAGAGAGAAACCCGAGATGAGTGGGGCGCTGGGACGAGTGAGGGGTGCAGGGGTGAAGGAGGGGGCGCAGGGGCGACTGCGGGACCgaaggggagcgggaggggccGGCTCGGCGGGCCGAGCCCTCCGCGGCGCACCACCGAGAGGCCGGGAGCCTCGCTTCCTAGAGCGGCACCGGAAGGGGCGTGGCTCCGGCGGGCTGTTCCTGTGACCCGGCTGCTCCGCTGGGCGGCGGCGGAGAGCCGGCTGAGTGCTCATCGCGAGTGGCGCTTCGTCCCGTACCGCCTTCAGCCACGGACTCCCTGAGTCCCTCCGGCGTGGCGTGGGCCCCCCGGCCCAGGGTGGTGGCCTCCCGCCCTCCGCTCCAGGCGCCGCGGGCGGAGGGCGAGGCTGCGCTAGGACCAGCCCCGCACGAACCGAAGTGAAGGCGTCGCCCCGCGCCCTGCGCGCGCGCGGCAGGCGAGGCTCTGTCGTGGGCGGGCGCTGCCCTACCCGGACCCCTCGCGTCGGCCCCAGCACAGCCGCTGGCCGCTGAAGTCCAGGGTCCAGCAGACTGAGTGCACGTTTGCCCCTGGGTCCCAAACCCACTGGTGATGCGGTCTCTCCCTGAGACCCGAGCTCCTGCAGGCagcgggggaggagagagggtgagCGAGGTTTCCCGGGGGGCCCAGAGCTGCATGTTCCCAGAGGTCCGGTCCAGAGAGCAGAAAAACACCGAAGTTGCACAGCAGGTACCAGCACCCGGCTGGGACACTCATCCGCTCTGGCAACGTGGACTGAGTTGTCTGTGTCACCCACCGTAGCAGTCGCTGTGTCTACAGGCCTGTGACATAAGAGCACCCGGACGATGATCTCTGGTCTTTTCCGTTTTCAACAGTGATTTTATTCCTTCGTGTGCACAGCACGGAGATAAGTGAGTGGTTCCAGTCTCTGCTGTGAAGCACCTGACAACCTGGTTTGGGCAGAGGATAATGGAGACTTTCCTGAGCAACGATAAGTACCTGCTCTAGACGAATAACCAGGGATTTGGGGATAAAAAAGACACAATCTTGCCCTCAATAACCCACGCCTCATAGAGAGACTGCCACTTCATTGTCAAGAGCGACAAGAATCCTGAGAGGGGAACGGTGCTTGAAGCGCAGAGGAGCCCCACGCAGGCTTCCGGCACAGATGTCAAGCTCGGAGAGTGCAGGGTCCGAGTGGTGTCCACAAGAGCCAAGGTGAGTTTACACCCGCCCTGGAGAGCGAGCGGCAGGTGACCAGGACACCATTGTTCGCTGTGCTTTcgtattggttctttttttttttttttcactaaaactGGACCCCAGCTTCAAACTGCAGGCTGGTTGAGTGAGGCTGTGATTCTCTGCCTTCCCCAGCAGAGATGCCCCTTTCTTTCTGCATGTTCCCCTGAGCCCAGAtcaccttctttcatcctcaCTTCTGGCTCCCACTTGATGCTGAGAACAGTCTCCTCCCCGAAGCCACCTCCAGGAGAACTCTCAGAATGATGTTTGCCTGAATTCAAGTCGGGTGTATCCGAACACTTCATTTAGAAGAAACCAGACTCTCACACTCCTTGTCAAGATGGGGAAGCCATGCAGTCATTTTATGTAGAGCCTGTgcatgagagagaaaggaaaagctcACATACCCACTTTTGACCTAACAAAGAATTCAAAGTACTTATACCTTAACACCTTTGTCACTGGGAATATTATCTCCCGGAGTCCCACATTTTGGGGTGAGACAGCCGGCCAGGATTGTGGAGCCCTTGCAGATAAGAGTACCCAGCACAGCCATGAGGTTTCTTCTGCTAAGGATGCCTTCTGCAGGGATGGCTTGAGAACTCAGGGCGTGCTCTGCTTTCTTCGGAGCTCAGAAGACAGTGCTGTCTCCTAATCTGGTATAGGTTACCCTCACTAGCAGTTACAGAGCCTGAGCTTGTGAAGGCTCAGTGCTGGAATTCCGGTAGTGGGCACGGAGAAGGGGGCGGTCAGAAAAGACAGATGAGGGTTCCtgacaaatgctgtgtgggctgtGCAgcccctgggcctgacctgtcgCTGGGCCCAACTGATTCCTGTTTGAACTTGTAAAACTGGGCTGCTTCTAGGTGGAATCTGGGAGCAGGAATAACGGATTTTCAGACCATACAGGCAAGATCCTATTTGCTTACCGGGGCCCTCCCTGGATGAGTCAGCTCAGGTGAAACGCTGCAAGGAAAACTAGAGCTGCATGAAGGAGCAGTGAGTGGGGAGGGGCGGTCAGGGCAGGGACACCTCTCTAAGAAGGGTCCTCGGAgctgagctctgaatgagtgaggGTCCAGTCTCACCAGTGCCTGCTCTCGGGGCCTGTTTCTGGAAGTAGCCAGGTTCTGAGATAGGAGGGACTGGGCATGTGTGGAAACCTAAACAAGACTGGATGGCTAGAGGGGAGTGAGAGGTTGGCCCTGTGATGGGCCAGGGCCGAAGGGGGCAGGGGGGAACAGGGCTTGTAGGAGTGGGGGAAGCCACTGAGGATTTGATCAGGGACGTGATGGGGTTTACTGGCTGCTGTGTGGGGAATGGACCATGAGGAGAGGGTTGGGGCAAGGCTGGGAACAGGGCCAGCCACCAGGGAGCCAGCCCTGAGTTTCATGCAGCTTGGAATCCAGGCCTTAGGTGATGGGAGGTACTTTCCATGAGGGGCATGTGTAGCCCCTTCAGCCTGTAGCTCCAAAGGCAATGTTGTCTGGTCCCAAATACAGGAAGTGGAGAAGGATTGAGAAACGCGTTTGGGGACCACAGTGCAGGTGTTGGTCCACAGTATACATTAGACCCTACTAGACAGAGGTGTGGAGACCTCGTCCCCTGGCAGAGGAAGAAGATTCCTTAGTTAGCAACTGAGTAAACGCTGATGACGTTGACAGAGATGAGAAAACCGATCTGAGAGAGTTGGGAGGGGTTCTGGGGAATCAGGTGTTAAGTTTGAGATGCTCATTAGATGTCCAGGTGTcagtcctgaccaggcagtggtgcagtggatagggtgtcggactgggatgcggaggacccaggttcaagaccccaaggtcaccggcttgagcacgggctcatctggtttgaacaaaaagctcaccagcttggacccaaggtcactggcttgagcagagggttacttggtatgctgaaggcccacggtaaaggcacatatgagaaagcaatcaatgaacagctaaggtgtcgcaacgaaaaactgatgattgatgcttctcatctctctccgttcctgtctgtctgtccctatctatccctctctctgaatctctctctctgtctctgtaaaaaaaaataaaaaaagatgtccaGGTATCAGTACATGAGCAGGGGAGGGAACGGGCCATGTCTCCCTGGGCCCCGTCCCCCCTTACTTTTGGACACTCCCTAGACCCGCCCACAGTCCCTTGGTGCAGAAAGAGCTCATTGCGTCTTTCCAGACGTGCATTTAATGCTCACGGTCTGGCTTCTTCAGCGCTGAGGGACAGGTGCCACTCTTCCTTCTGTTGCAGATTTTCTGTTCGAGCTTTGATtgcaggctcagagaagtgaagagTTGTATCTAAAACAAGACATCTATGAAGAAGTGATTACAAAGGAAGGAGTCTGCAAGGCTGGAGAATTGTGCCCCAGCCTTCCTCTGTAACCCTTAGTGGCTTCCCATGACTCTTCCACTCCTAGGAGCAGAGAAAGATGGAAAAGCCCACaggcaaaaaaaagaagactcagaGCCCAAAGGAGGACGCAGTCGTGCGACGGGACGCTGCTGAAGACGAGAAGGTGTCCGGAGGGAGAGCGCCCAACAGGAGAAGCGCTCTGGCGAAAGGGCACAGTAAGGAACCCAGCCTGAGTCCTGAAGACGAAGCCCACATATTTGATGCTTTCGATGCCTCATTTCAAGATGACTTTGAGGGGGTTCCCGTATTCATTCCTTTTCAGAGAAAGAAACCTTACGAGTGCAGTGAGTGTGGACGCATCTTCAAGCACAAGACCGATCACATCCGCCACCAGAGAGTTCACACGGGAGAGAAGCCCTTCCAGTGCGGCCAGTGTGGGAAGACCTTCCGGCACAGCTCTGACGTCACGAAACACCAGCGAATCCACACGGGAGAAAAGCCCTTTAAGTGCAGTGAGTGCGGGAAAGCCTTTAACTGTGGCTCCAATCTcctgaaacatcagaaaacgcacactggggagaagccgtatgaatgtaaggaatgtgggaaaacCTTCGCCTACAGCTCGTGTCTTATCCGCCACCGGAAGCGGCACCCCCGGAAGAAGCACTGAGCGCGGGGCGCTGTCCACTCAGCACCTCCGGCTGCCTCTGCCGTGGCATCCACTCTGGCTGTGGCCCTCTCACCTGCTCCTTTGAAGACGCTGATCTGCAGACTCTTGTCCTGCTGGGTCCCAAGCCTGTCCCCATGCAGCCTGGCAGGAGGTCTGTGGCCCTGAGCTCTACAGCAGTACTTTTACAAGGACCCAGGTGCCCTCTGAACCGGACCAGACCCCTACACTCCCGCTTGGCTGGCTGCAGTGACTGTCCTTGGGCTGGAGCACAAGCCCTTGAACTAAGCTCCCACCCTGTCCCCAGGAACTGGACCCCCTGTGTGTCCTGCTGGCTCAGCCATCATCCCAGATACGTGGCCTGACTTACCCAGATGGGCCACTTGGGACACCGCTCCTCGGGCCTAAACGCTACCGCATGGGagcttccagccctggccacGTGCTGGGGTCCCCGGGTGCTGACAGCAGCTCTGACCCAGCCTGCATCTGCCACGCAGGAGGCCTCCAGACGCGGGGCTGTGTGCCCTGCCCCCGAGGGCTCCACTCTCCCTTCAGGTTAGTTCCCCTTCTCTGTGCCTGGTCCTACCCCCCGGTCAAGTCCCCGTGCTGGGCCCACCCTTGGTTTCCCTCCAGGAGTGATTTGGACGGGGCTCTGGGCTGTCCAGGGCTGTGCCGTTTGTCCCAGAATCTACGTAGGGGGTGAGGTGATTGTCGACCAGGACAtaatatggcttttttttttttagcgagagagagagagacaggaagggagagaaatgagaagcatcaattcttcgttgcggcaccttagttgttcattgattgcttctcatatgtgccttgactggggggctccagcagagcaagcgacccc
It includes:
- the ZFP41 gene encoding zinc finger protein 41 homolog, which codes for MEKPTGKKKKTQSPKEDAVVRRDAAEDEKVSGGRAPNRRSALAKGHSKEPSLSPEDEAHIFDAFDASFQDDFEGVPVFIPFQRKKPYECSECGRIFKHKTDHIRHQRVHTGEKPFQCGQCGKTFRHSSDVTKHQRIHTGEKPFKCSECGKAFNCGSNLLKHQKTHTGEKPYECKECGKTFAYSSCLIRHRKRHPRKKH
- the GPIHBP1 gene encoding glycosylphosphatidylinositol-anchored high density lipoprotein-binding protein 1, translated to MLFVTLPTDPGTQQDRAQTHGPCRMKTLMALLLALLLCRQPGRGQVQDNQDNDNDLGLEEEEEDDDEYDKEDEEEEEDEDEEAGMTAGSRDRGLQCYSCQSLHKGERCNRTQRCPLGHSFCKTIISQGETESGPLTTFAVWCADTCEPVTRNVGGTQVTMTCCQTSLCNIPPWQGQLGGGARGPQGSRAGGPQGGPETVLTTLLLSLLPSLGAIGC